A single region of the Actinoplanes sp. SE50/110 genome encodes:
- a CDS encoding sensor histidine kinase: MKTNGAVGMVLGVSGALVTATVTGWWAGRPMVAPLLTLDVVAGVLACLITPLMLWRPVPVAGVLAVLAALSPAASPPATIVALHVARRHRFPVGLAGAAAGVVAHAVQGWWRPNDGMSYGWWLALVTVGYGALLGWGAWWRARDELVRSLRERARRAEAEQGRRVAEARMLERRKIAREMHDVLAHRLSLIATFAGAMEFRPDAPPERVAAAAGVVRDGVHQALEELREVISLLRDDTPADDDGSRPQPVLADVPRLVEESRAAGTEVRLRDTVAEPGQAPPAVARTAYRVIQEALTNARKHAAGRAVRVELRGGPGAGLLIDVRNELAPDHPTPPGWSGGAGLVGLTERVHLAGGHLDHESTAGEFHLYATLPWPR, from the coding sequence GTGAAAACCAACGGTGCCGTCGGCATGGTCCTCGGGGTGTCCGGCGCCCTGGTCACCGCGACCGTCACCGGTTGGTGGGCCGGGCGCCCGATGGTCGCCCCGCTGCTCACCCTGGACGTGGTGGCCGGCGTGCTCGCCTGTCTGATCACCCCGCTCATGCTGTGGCGGCCGGTGCCGGTCGCCGGCGTGCTCGCCGTGCTGGCCGCGCTCTCCCCGGCGGCCAGCCCACCGGCCACGATCGTCGCGCTGCACGTGGCCCGGCGGCACCGGTTCCCGGTCGGGCTCGCGGGCGCGGCGGCCGGCGTCGTGGCGCACGCGGTGCAGGGCTGGTGGCGGCCCAACGACGGGATGTCGTACGGCTGGTGGCTGGCCCTGGTCACCGTCGGCTACGGCGCGCTGCTCGGCTGGGGCGCCTGGTGGCGGGCCCGCGACGAACTCGTCCGGTCCCTGCGCGAGCGGGCCCGGCGCGCCGAGGCCGAACAGGGCCGCCGGGTCGCCGAGGCGCGGATGCTGGAACGCCGCAAGATCGCCCGGGAGATGCACGACGTGCTGGCGCACCGGCTGTCGCTGATCGCCACCTTCGCCGGGGCGATGGAGTTCCGGCCCGACGCACCGCCGGAGCGCGTCGCGGCGGCCGCCGGGGTGGTCCGCGACGGCGTCCACCAGGCGTTGGAGGAGCTGCGCGAGGTGATCTCGCTGCTGCGCGACGACACCCCGGCGGACGACGACGGCAGCCGGCCGCAGCCGGTCCTGGCCGACGTGCCGCGACTGGTCGAGGAGAGCCGGGCGGCCGGCACCGAGGTGCGGCTGCGCGACACGGTCGCCGAGCCGGGTCAGGCGCCGCCCGCGGTGGCCCGCACGGCGTACCGGGTGATCCAGGAAGCTCTGACCAACGCCCGCAAACACGCCGCGGGCCGCGCGGTCCGCGTCGAGCTGCGCGGCGGTCCCGGCGCGGGCCTGCTCATCGACGTCCGCAACGAGCTGGCCCCCGACCACCCCACCCCACCCGGCTGGAGCGGCGGCGCCGGCCTGGTCGGCCTCACCGAACGCGTCCACCTGGCCGGCGGCCACCTCGACCACGAGTCCACCGCCGGCGAATTCCACCTGTACGCTACCCTGCCCTGGCCCCGGTGA
- a CDS encoding response regulator transcription factor, translating to MAGMTRPVRVIVVDDDALVRAGLTMMLDGAPGIAVVGEAADGDEVAAVVDAHAPDVVLMDLRMPRVDGITATRRVRGRPRAPEVIVLTTFDTDDDILHALRAGASGFLLKDTPPARIAEAVRQVAAGEPILSPGITRRLMDRVAVQAGAYARARNTLAALSPRERDVVVAIGRGRSNTEIAAALDMTLATVKTHVSHILTKLDLDNRTQIALLAHDAGLA from the coding sequence ATGGCCGGCATGACGCGGCCGGTGCGGGTGATCGTGGTGGATGATGATGCGCTGGTGCGGGCCGGGCTGACGATGATGCTCGATGGCGCGCCGGGGATCGCGGTGGTGGGGGAGGCCGCGGACGGCGACGAGGTGGCGGCGGTGGTGGACGCGCACGCGCCGGATGTGGTGCTGATGGATCTGCGGATGCCGCGGGTGGACGGGATCACGGCGACCCGGCGGGTGCGCGGCCGGCCGCGGGCGCCCGAGGTGATCGTGCTGACGACCTTCGACACCGACGACGACATCCTGCACGCGCTGCGCGCCGGGGCCAGCGGGTTCCTGCTCAAGGACACGCCGCCGGCGCGGATCGCCGAGGCGGTGCGGCAGGTGGCGGCCGGGGAGCCGATCCTGTCGCCGGGGATCACCCGGCGGTTGATGGATCGGGTGGCGGTGCAGGCCGGAGCGTATGCGCGGGCCCGGAACACGCTGGCGGCGCTGAGCCCGCGGGAACGGGACGTGGTGGTGGCGATCGGCCGGGGTCGGTCCAACACGGAGATCGCCGCCGCGCTGGACATGACCCTGGCCACCGTGAAAACCCACGTCTCGCACATCCTGACCAAGCTCGATCTGGACAACCGCACCCAGATCGCGCTGCTGGCCCACGACGCCGGCCTCGCCTGA
- a CDS encoding glycosyltransferase family 39 protein: protein MTSDVDDVSTPEDVTAAAAPVAVTRGPADLWSRHRSWLVPLAVVAFLAQMAVGMVTAARQESTTVDEVAYLGAAVTYAHDHDLADNYEHPPLTKLLEATGLAFVDVKRTTHFDGDQWALGEHLLYDSGNDAQELLFAARLPMIILTLLFGLVVFAFARDLTGPAGGLLALLLYAFSPDVIGYGSLAGVDLPTAGFLLTALWLLWRARSRPYLHLPLAGVALGAATASKATALPGLLVGAGLAVVSVWFAGRAHHLGRPPVLRLLLIGVAAAAGVVAVAIATVWVTYLIVDPHLHWVTPRSVGPVHGLKGELFNLLPLPRPFLDGMRLQLGLEKGTYSSVLFGDFQNGARWYYLPGALLIKEPLGMLALWLIGSVAMLRSAKLRPAALYLLLPTAVLTATAMAGNRNWGVRYAIFVPVILAVVAAAVLVYRNRWPRVVVGLLAAFVAISSLAAFPYYLTYSNEAFGGPSKTYLQLTDSNVDWGQDMSRLGDRLARRYPGEQAWLIYKGRGRAAYYGVPGQNPLVLPPAQVHGLIAISVRCLTLKSACLPDASVISAKKARANFNELLATSTRIDNVGNSIFIYRR, encoded by the coding sequence GTGACCTCGGACGTCGATGATGTTTCCACCCCGGAGGATGTCACCGCCGCGGCAGCACCCGTCGCGGTCACCCGCGGGCCGGCCGACCTGTGGTCCCGCCACCGGTCCTGGCTGGTCCCGCTCGCGGTCGTCGCCTTCCTGGCCCAGATGGCCGTCGGCATGGTGACCGCCGCCCGGCAGGAGTCCACCACGGTCGACGAGGTGGCCTATCTCGGCGCCGCGGTGACGTATGCGCACGATCACGACCTGGCCGACAACTACGAGCATCCGCCGCTGACGAAGCTGCTGGAGGCCACCGGTCTGGCCTTCGTCGACGTGAAGCGCACCACGCACTTCGACGGCGACCAGTGGGCGCTGGGCGAGCACCTGCTGTACGACAGCGGCAACGACGCGCAGGAGCTGCTCTTCGCGGCCCGGCTTCCGATGATCATCCTGACCCTGCTGTTCGGGCTGGTGGTCTTCGCCTTCGCCCGGGACCTGACCGGCCCGGCCGGCGGCCTGCTGGCGCTGCTGCTGTACGCGTTCTCACCGGACGTCATCGGTTACGGCTCGCTGGCCGGGGTGGACCTGCCGACCGCCGGCTTCCTGCTGACCGCCCTGTGGCTGTTGTGGCGGGCCCGGTCCCGGCCGTATCTTCACCTTCCGCTCGCCGGTGTCGCCCTGGGCGCCGCGACCGCCAGCAAGGCCACCGCCCTGCCGGGTCTGCTCGTCGGCGCCGGGCTGGCGGTCGTCTCGGTGTGGTTTGCCGGCCGCGCCCATCACCTGGGCCGCCCACCGGTGCTCCGGCTGCTGCTGATCGGCGTCGCCGCGGCCGCCGGGGTCGTCGCCGTCGCGATCGCCACCGTGTGGGTTACCTACCTGATCGTCGACCCGCACCTGCACTGGGTGACCCCCCGGTCGGTGGGCCCGGTGCACGGGCTCAAGGGCGAGCTGTTTAACCTCCTGCCGTTGCCGCGGCCGTTCCTCGACGGGATGCGCCTGCAGCTGGGCCTGGAGAAGGGCACCTACTCCAGCGTGCTGTTCGGTGACTTCCAGAACGGCGCGCGATGGTACTACCTGCCGGGCGCGCTGCTGATCAAGGAACCGCTGGGCATGCTGGCGCTCTGGCTGATCGGCTCGGTCGCGATGCTGCGCTCGGCGAAGCTGCGGCCGGCCGCCCTCTACCTGCTGCTGCCGACCGCGGTGCTGACCGCGACGGCGATGGCCGGCAACCGGAACTGGGGCGTGCGGTACGCCATTTTCGTCCCGGTGATTTTGGCGGTCGTGGCGGCCGCCGTGCTGGTCTACCGGAATCGGTGGCCGCGGGTCGTCGTGGGTCTGCTGGCGGCGTTCGTCGCGATCAGTTCGCTGGCCGCCTTTCCGTATTATCTGACATATTCCAACGAGGCCTTCGGCGGCCCGTCCAAGACATATCTTCAGCTTACCGACTCGAATGTCGACTGGGGCCAGGACATGTCCCGGCTCGGTGACCGGCTGGCCCGCAGATATCCGGGGGAGCAGGCCTGGCTGATCTACAAGGGCCGGGGCCGGGCCGCCTATTACGGCGTGCCCGGGCAGAACCCGCTGGTCCTGCCCCCGGCTCAGGTGCACGGGCTGATCGCGATCTCGGTGCGGTGCCTGACGCTGAAGAGCGCCTGCCTGCCCGACGCCTCCGTGATCAGTGCGAAAAAGGCTCGGGCGAACTTCAATGAACTGCTCGCGACGAGCACCCGGATCGACAACGTCGGCAATTCAATCTTCATCTACCGGCGGTGA
- a CDS encoding YcaO-like family protein, translated as MSAVAAEKAQRRMDLKDLVSPLGGLITHVMPLPVEPSEPPLRVHSADLGDVSTVISSACGPDCLGSLDGTGTGVDPERATVVAIAEALERYANILYDERQIRWATADELGAEALALDTLPRCSATELAAPDCPVVSPDPSAPIRWVRGMNTRTGRLCWVPAALVYMHFSAHGAERITNPISTGAAAHPDPARAISGALCEVVERDAISLTWLQRLELPRLVLDTVGPELQRYLDLCAGRNATIHLFDATTDVGIPTVYGVSVAPEHPSCRIVVSCATSLDPQVAAAKAICETVSVRIALHDARPPSDDVRTFTGVADGAAYMCAPERAEAFDFLLDSPARRRLSEMPDLSTGDARGDLRVVLDRLAERGLDAYLVDLTPDEAVRAGMTVVRAVVPGLLPLSFNYRARFLGTPRLYEAPARMGHPTRSEAELNAWPQPFA; from the coding sequence ATGAGTGCGGTAGCTGCCGAAAAGGCGCAGCGGCGAATGGACCTCAAGGATCTGGTGTCACCCCTGGGCGGCCTGATCACCCACGTCATGCCACTGCCGGTGGAACCCTCGGAGCCGCCGCTGCGGGTGCACTCGGCGGACCTCGGCGACGTCTCCACCGTGATCTCCAGCGCGTGCGGGCCGGACTGCCTGGGCAGCCTGGACGGCACCGGCACCGGGGTCGACCCGGAGCGGGCCACCGTGGTGGCGATCGCCGAAGCACTCGAACGATACGCCAACATCCTTTACGACGAGCGGCAGATCCGCTGGGCCACGGCCGACGAGCTGGGTGCCGAGGCGCTTGCCCTGGACACCCTGCCGCGCTGCTCGGCCACCGAGCTGGCCGCCCCGGACTGCCCGGTGGTCAGCCCGGACCCTTCCGCACCGATCCGCTGGGTGCGCGGCATGAACACGCGCACCGGACGGCTGTGCTGGGTGCCGGCCGCCCTGGTGTACATGCACTTCTCGGCGCACGGTGCGGAACGGATCACCAACCCGATCTCCACCGGCGCGGCCGCGCACCCCGACCCGGCCCGGGCGATCAGCGGCGCGCTCTGCGAGGTGGTCGAACGCGACGCGATCAGCCTGACCTGGCTGCAGCGGCTGGAGCTGCCCCGGCTGGTCCTCGACACGGTCGGCCCGGAACTGCAGCGCTACCTCGACCTGTGCGCCGGGCGGAACGCGACGATCCACCTGTTCGACGCGACCACCGACGTGGGGATTCCCACCGTGTACGGCGTCTCGGTGGCCCCGGAGCACCCGTCGTGCCGGATCGTGGTCTCCTGCGCGACCAGCCTCGACCCGCAGGTCGCGGCGGCCAAGGCGATCTGCGAGACGGTGTCGGTGCGGATCGCCCTGCACGACGCCAGGCCGCCGAGCGACGACGTGCGCACCTTCACCGGGGTGGCGGACGGCGCCGCGTACATGTGCGCTCCGGAGCGCGCCGAGGCCTTCGACTTCCTGCTGGACAGCCCGGCCCGGCGCCGGCTCTCCGAGATGCCCGACCTGTCGACCGGCGACGCGCGCGGCGACCTGCGCGTGGTGCTGGACCGGTTGGCCGAGCGCGGTCTCGACGCGTACCTGGTCGACCTGACGCCGGACGAGGCGGTACGGGCCGGGATGACGGTGGTCCGCGCGGTGGTGCCCGGGCTGCTGCCACTGTCCTTCAACTATCGTGCGCGCTTCCTCGGCACGCCCCGGCTGTACGAGGCGCCGGCCCGGATGGGTCACCCGACCCGCTCCGAGGCTGAGCTCAACGCCTGGCCGCAGCCGTTCGCCTGA
- a CDS encoding TOMM precursor leader peptide-binding protein codes for MYHLRVSPVGPFGYAVAERLRDLCPDVSITDPVDRAAPAAPKGPTLHLLAAWRRVPDTERAFDERAHRTGDPWLPVILDHPVLEIGPAVLPGVGACHGCYRLRLAQHDPARTVRAAVDRHYELDPDAGPAGYLPSTALFAAAAAAEVVQRLRTDPEGEAGRVRQIEVPTQQLRTGRVVGVHGCPRCGLGRDEQTRSYDRLPEMMRGVLA; via the coding sequence ATGTACCACCTGCGCGTTTCCCCCGTAGGCCCGTTCGGATACGCGGTCGCCGAACGCCTGCGCGACCTGTGCCCGGACGTCTCGATCACCGACCCGGTGGACCGGGCGGCGCCCGCCGCACCCAAGGGGCCGACCCTGCACCTGCTCGCCGCCTGGCGCCGGGTGCCGGACACCGAGCGGGCGTTCGACGAGCGGGCGCACCGCACCGGCGACCCGTGGCTGCCGGTCATCCTCGACCACCCGGTGCTGGAGATCGGCCCGGCCGTGCTGCCCGGCGTCGGCGCCTGCCACGGCTGTTACCGGCTGCGGCTCGCCCAGCACGATCCGGCCCGCACCGTCCGCGCGGCCGTCGACCGGCACTACGAGCTGGACCCGGACGCCGGTCCGGCCGGCTACCTGCCGTCGACCGCGCTGTTCGCCGCGGCCGCCGCGGCCGAGGTGGTGCAGCGGCTACGGACCGACCCGGAGGGCGAGGCCGGCCGGGTCCGCCAGATCGAGGTGCCGACCCAGCAGCTGCGCACCGGCCGGGTGGTCGGCGTGCACGGCTGCCCGCGGTGCGGTCTGGGACGTGACGAGCAGACCCGGTCGTACGACCGGCTGCCGGAGATGATGCGGGGAGTGCTGGCATGA
- a CDS encoding nitroreductase, whose product MIGTEEATRNDGRLSAAYMAYAVASDPQFTVPRRPCLIPGLVVVRLEDGLAFAGSGNRQTVLRGRTAMTLIPRLLRLLDGTRTVDELPEKHAAACVSMLYVSGLLQDGPAGGEAELIPAEVVDYLGRNLDTTRVNRSRGEAAARLARTRALIAGPERLTGPLRAELAAAGVDAHPFHPADSLGDGDFVVAVDDGNLAGIDEACRRAGVGWLRTAAGASTAEIGPMFDAGHTSCLRCFAEGRTAPAGEPSPARAAIWAALTATEVVHLLSRVGLAPSTAGCTAYDLDDWSQTSTGAYRRPGCPRCLPGTEPAEPALAHVYEQAVAFPPREWLNPKDHQAHFRPANAALQRYNKEYRSAPRIPLADAPFADLAGLLLRTAGLKDAGERVTRWAPTGGNLGSVQAYLRADDVPGLDPGWYFYQRGDHSLARIAGPSAGIAPALEADRPAALIVLTGALPVVAAKYHDFSYRLVCLDAGAALAQLSAVAAETGLATRIADRWDDQAISAALRIDAVTEPVTAVVAVSRKDPS is encoded by the coding sequence ATGATCGGGACCGAAGAGGCGACCCGGAACGACGGGCGGTTGTCGGCCGCGTACATGGCGTACGCCGTCGCCAGTGACCCGCAGTTCACCGTGCCCCGGCGCCCCTGCCTGATCCCCGGCCTGGTCGTCGTCCGGCTCGAGGACGGCTTGGCGTTCGCCGGCAGCGGCAACCGGCAGACCGTGCTGCGCGGCCGGACCGCGATGACGCTGATCCCGCGCCTGCTGCGCCTGCTCGACGGCACCCGCACGGTGGACGAACTGCCGGAGAAGCACGCCGCGGCGTGCGTGTCGATGCTCTACGTGAGCGGCCTGCTGCAGGACGGCCCAGCGGGCGGGGAGGCCGAGCTGATCCCCGCCGAGGTGGTCGACTACCTGGGCCGCAACCTGGACACCACCCGGGTGAACCGGAGCCGCGGCGAGGCGGCGGCCCGGCTGGCCCGGACCCGGGCGCTGATCGCCGGGCCGGAGCGGCTCACCGGCCCGCTGCGTGCGGAACTCGCCGCGGCCGGCGTCGACGCGCACCCGTTCCACCCGGCCGACAGTCTGGGCGACGGCGATTTCGTGGTCGCGGTCGACGACGGGAACCTCGCCGGGATCGACGAGGCGTGCCGGCGGGCCGGGGTCGGCTGGCTGCGTACCGCGGCCGGCGCGTCCACCGCCGAGATCGGACCGATGTTCGATGCCGGCCACACGAGCTGTCTCCGGTGTTTCGCCGAGGGACGGACCGCGCCGGCCGGGGAGCCGTCGCCGGCCCGGGCCGCGATCTGGGCCGCACTGACCGCGACCGAGGTCGTCCACCTGCTGTCCCGGGTCGGGCTGGCTCCGTCGACCGCCGGCTGCACCGCGTACGACCTGGACGACTGGTCGCAGACCAGCACCGGCGCGTACCGCCGGCCCGGCTGCCCCCGCTGCCTGCCGGGCACCGAGCCGGCCGAGCCGGCGCTGGCCCACGTCTACGAGCAGGCGGTGGCGTTCCCGCCGCGCGAGTGGCTCAACCCGAAGGACCACCAGGCACACTTCCGGCCGGCCAACGCGGCGCTGCAGCGCTACAACAAGGAATATCGGTCCGCGCCGCGGATCCCGCTCGCGGACGCGCCGTTCGCGGACCTGGCCGGGCTGCTGCTGCGCACCGCCGGTCTCAAGGACGCGGGGGAGCGGGTCACCCGGTGGGCGCCGACCGGCGGGAACCTCGGCTCGGTGCAGGCCTACCTGCGGGCCGACGACGTGCCCGGGCTCGACCCCGGCTGGTACTTCTACCAGCGCGGCGACCACAGCCTGGCGCGGATCGCCGGGCCGTCGGCCGGGATCGCCCCGGCGCTGGAGGCGGACCGTCCCGCGGCGCTGATCGTGCTCACCGGCGCCCTCCCGGTCGTCGCGGCAAAATATCACGATTTTTCATATCGACTTGTCTGTCTGGACGCCGGGGCGGCGCTCGCCCAGCTGTCCGCGGTGGCCGCCGAGACCGGGCTGGCCACCCGGATCGCCGATCGCTGGGACGACCAGGCGATCAGCGCGGCGCTGCGGATCGACGCCGTGACCGAGCCGGTGACCGCGGTGGTCGCCGTGAGCCGGAAGGACCCGTCATGA